One segment of Carya illinoinensis cultivar Pawnee chromosome 1, C.illinoinensisPawnee_v1, whole genome shotgun sequence DNA contains the following:
- the LOC122310977 gene encoding uncharacterized protein LOC122310977 isoform X2, with translation MNYTKTFLSVVCPWNRDSAPSPTYKTKSTFLDPPWQPPMNQSTAHTPRGDRLIDREIKRSSNRKNMKANATTSSVKFSAEPEPEAEAEVSPSSPSISALEALSVHLISGLGLGLALLLANNVYSVNLVSHPSLTLLLISVIECPIVILLYSRHRKNREECSYLKAVGRGLVGLPVGALVNSLGAIALGAPVGTQYFLTTIYWSLMMSLFTIVPAVSVFGSSWKDWQRIFAQTNCRPIGSLDFMICLPAHGAIIGAWLGAWPMPLDWERPWNGQFV, from the exons aTGAATTACACGAAAACATTCCTTTCAGTCGTGTGCCCATGGAACCGGGACTCTGCTCCGTCTCCCACGTATAAAACGAAGTCCACTTTCTTAGATCCTCCATGGCAGCCTCCCATGAATCAAAGTACTGCACATACGCCACGAGGAGACAGATTGATAGACCGAGAGATAAAGAG GAGCTCGAACAGAAAAAACATGAAGGCCAACGCGACGACTTCGTCCGTGAAATTCTCAGCAGAACCAGAACCTGAAGCAGAGGCAGAAGTCAGTCCCTCCTCCCCTTCCATCTCAGCTCTTGAGGCACTTTCTGTACACCTGATCTCTGGGCTGGGCCTGGGTCTGGCCCTTCTGCTGGCCAACAATGTCTACTCCGTCAACCTCGTCTCTCACCCTTCTCTCACTCTCCTACTCATCTCT GTTATAGAGTGCCCAATTGTGATTCTTCTCTATAGTCGGCACCGAAAGAATCGTGAAGAATGCTCG TACTTGAAAGCCGTGGGACGAGGGTTAGTTGGACTTCCTGTTG GGGCTCTAGTAAATTCTTTGGGAGCTATTGCATTGGGCGCACCTGTTGGCACTCA ATACTTTTTAACGACCATTTACTGGTCTCTGATGATGTCATTGTTCACT ATTGTGCCTGCTGTTTCTGTATTTGGTTCATCGTGGAAGGACTGGCAACGGATATTTGCACAAACAAA TTGTCGGCCAATTGGATCTTTAGATTTTATGATTTGCCTACCAGCACATGGAGCTATTATTGGAGCTTGGCTTGGGGCTTGGCCAATGCCGCTTGATTGGGAAAGGCCATG